The proteins below come from a single Malus domestica chromosome 03, GDT2T_hap1 genomic window:
- the LOC103428250 gene encoding small ubiquitin-related modifier 1, whose product MSGVTNQEEDKKPTDQAAHINLKVKGQDGNEVFFRIKRSTQLKKLMNAYCDRQSVEFNSIAFLFDGRRLRAEQTPDELEMEDGDEIDAMLHQTGGSFA is encoded by the exons ATGTCAGGCGTCACGAACCAGGAGGAGGACAAGAAGCCTACCGATCAGGCCGCCCACATCAACCTCAAAGTCAAGGGCcag GATGGGAATGAAGTGTTTTTCAGGATCAAGAGAAGTACCCAGCTGAAGAAGCTTATGAATGCTTACTGCGACAGACAGTCGGTGGAGTTCAACTCCATTGCATTCCTGTTTGATGGCCGTCGTCTCAGAGCCGAGCAGACCCCTGATGAG TTGGAAATGGAAGATGGGGATGAAATAGATGCAATGCTGCATCAAACTGGAGGTTCTTTTGCCTAA
- the LOC103428455 gene encoding endoglucanase 11-like, with protein MKQGIVLHWFSLLSIFTLFSLSQSFDYGEALSKSLLYFESQRSGRLPHNQRVTWRHHSGLNDGLEQGVDLVGGYYDAGDNVKFGLPMAFTITMLSWGVIEYGKQMEDAGEYNHALAAIKWGTDYFIKAHTHPNVLWAEVGDGSTDHYCWQRPEDMTTSRQAYKVDGNHPGSDIAGETAAATAAAAIVFRKTNPHYSGLLLHHAQQLFEFGDKYRGKYDESIEVVKGHYTSWSGYMDELLWAALWLYKATNNEDYLNYVLNNAQSLGGTTWAIKEFSWDVKYAGVQIIASMFLKEGKHKQHMHLLQQYRSKAEFYMCACLDKNNVTNVQRTPGGLLYIRQWNNMQYVSNAAFLLTIYSDYIQAAHHNLTCDKGQVGPQEILSFTKSQVDYILGSNPMGMSYLVGYGPKYPRRLHHRGASIDSYKKNKGFIGCTQGYHNWYGRQGPNPNVLVGALVGGPDGNDGFRDERWNYMQTEACTYNTATLVGVLAKLDGLEGDYLSNQPLIASS; from the exons ATGAAGCAAGGTATTGTCCTCCATTGGTTTTCTCTACTCTCCATTTTCACACTCTTTTCCTTGTCTCAGTCCTTCGACTACGGCGAAGCTCTCTCCAAGAGTCTCCTCTACTTTGAGTCCCAACGTTCCGGCCGCTTGCCCCACAACCAACGGGTCACCTGGCGTCACCATTCCGGCCTCAACGATGGCCTAGAACAAGGG GTAGACTTGGTGGGAGGGTACTATGATGCTGGTGATAATGTGAAATTTGGTCTGCCAATGGCTTTTACAATAACAATGCTCTCTTGGGGTGTAATTGAGTACGGCAAACAAATGGAGGATGCTGGAGAGTACAATCATGCCTTAGCAGCTATCAAATGGGGGACTGATTATTTCATCAAGGCTCATACTCACCCAAATGTTTTGTGGGCTGAG GTTGGCGATGGATCTACTGATCACTACTGTTGGCAAAGGCCGGAGGACATGACGACCTCTCGACAAGCCTACAAGGTTGATGGGAATCATCCCGGATCAGATATTGCCGGTGAGACTGCGGCCGCTACGGCAGCGGCTGCCATTGTGTTTAGGAAAACCAACCCACATTACTCTGGCCTACTTCTACACCATGCACAACAG TTGTTTGAATTTGGTGACAAATATAGAGGGAAGTATGATGAGAGTATTGAAGTGGTGAAAGGGCACTACACATCTTGGAGTGGTTACATGGATGAGTTGCTTTGGGCAGCTTTGTGGTTGTACAAAGCCACAAACAATGAGGATTATTTGAACTATGTTTTGAACAATGCTCAGTCTCTTGGGGGCACTACTTGGGCCATCAAAGAGTTCAGCTGGGATGTTAAGTATGCTGGTGTTCAAATCATTGCTTCAATG TTTCTAAAGGAAGGGAAGCACAAGCAACACATGCACCTACTGCAACAGTACCGTTCTAAAGCAGAGTTTTACATGTGTGCTTGCCTTGACAAAAACAATGTAACCAACGTGCAACGCACCCCAGGAGGATTATTGTACATCCGCCAATGGAACAACATGCAATACGTTTCAAACGCAGCGTTTTTACTCACAATATACTCTGATTACATCCAAGCCGCTCATCACAATCTTACTTGCGACAAAGGACAGGTGGGCCCACAAGAAATCTTATCGTTTACCAAATCACAGGTTGATTACATTCTGGGGTCCAATCCAATGGGCATGAGCTACTTGGTTGGGTATGGACCAAAATACCCTCGAAGGCTGCACCACAGAGGAGCATCCATTGATTCGTATAAGAAAAACAAGGGTTTCATTGGGTGCACTCAGGGGTACCATAACTGGTATGGGAGGCAGGGTCCAAACCCTAACGTGCTTGTTGGGGCACTGGTTGGTGGGCCCGATGGCAACGATGGATTCAGAGATGAAAGGTGGAATTACATGCAGACTGAGGCATGCACTTATAACACTGCAACATTAGTGGGAGTTCTTGCTAAATTGGATGGATTAGAAGGTGATTATCTGTCTAATCAACCATTAATAGCTTCAAGCTAG
- the LOC103428244 gene encoding histone H3.3-like, which produces MARTKQTARKSTGGKAPRKQLAATIYRKAAPTTGGVKKPHRYRPGTVALREIRKYQKSTELLIRKLPFQRLVREIAQDFMTDLRFQSHAVFALQEAAEAYLVGLFEDTNLCAIHARRVTIMPKDVQLARRIRGERA; this is translated from the coding sequence ATGGCCCGTACAAAGCAAACTGCTCGCAAGTCCACCGGAGGCAAGGCTCCAAGGAAGCAACTTGCGGCCACGATATATAGGAAAGCCGCCCCAACCACCGGAGGCGTGAAGAAGCCGCACAGATACCGCCCTGGAACCGTCGCTCTCCGTGAAATCCGCAAGTACCAGAAGAGCACAGAGCTTCTGATCAGGAAGCTGCCGTTCCAGAGGCTGGTTCGTGAGATAGCGCAGGACTTCATGACGGATCTGCGTTTCCAGAGCCACGCTGTGTTTGCACTGCAGGAGGCTGCGGAGGCGTACCTTGTTGGGTTGTTTGAGGACACTAACCTGTGCGCCATTCATGCCAGGCGCGTCACGATCATGCCCAAGGATGTCCAACTTGCCAGGAGAATCCGGGGCGAGAGGGCTTAA
- the LOC139194766 gene encoding uncharacterized mitochondrial protein AtMg00810-like: MATSHKGLFLNQRKYVLDLLKEANMSDAKPVPTPLDIKLKLSLEGQPLPNISYYQRLVGKLIYLTITRPDITYAVSIVSQFMHSPTMEHFNLVKRILRYLKGSVGRGIIMKNNASTQITGYCDADWAGNSIDRKSTTGYCTFVGGNLVSWKSKKQIVVARSSAEAEYRAMASTACELIWLKGLLCDLGVFNHQSMSLLCDNQAAMHIASNPVFHEITKHIEVDCHYVRTQVQSQVIQTHFVRSSDQLADLFTKSLASHQFQLLLGKLGSINLLDPA; encoded by the coding sequence ATGGCTACCTCTCACAAGGGCTTATTCCTTAACCAGCGCAAATATGTTCTTGATCTCCTTAAGGAAGcaaacatgagtgatgctaaaCCGGTCCCTACACCTCTCGACATTAAACTCAAGCTCAGCTTAGAGGGTCAACCTCTTCCGAACATAAGCTATTATCAGCGGTTGGTTGGTAAGTTGATATATCTGACCATCACAAGGCCCGACATTACGTATGCTGTCAGTATTGTTAGCCAATTTATGCACTCTCCCACGATGGAACACTTTAACCTGGTCAAAAGGATACTTCGGTATCTAAAAGGTTCTGTGGGACGTGGTATAATCATGAAGAACAATGCAAGCACTCAGATTACAGGTTAttgtgatgcagattgggctggcAATTCCATTGATCGTAAGTCTACAACGGGATATTGCACGTTTGTGGGAGGCAACCTTGTCTcatggaaaagcaaaaaacagATTGTCGTTGCAAGATCTAGTGCTGAGGCAGAATATCGGGCCATGGCATCTACTGCGTGTGAACTAATTTGGCTCAAAGGTTTACTGTGTGActtaggtgttttcaatcatcaATCCATGTCTCTTTTATGTGACAATCAGGCTGCAATGCACATTGCTTCCAACCCAGTTTTTCACGAGATAACCAAGCACATTGAAGTCGATTGTCACTATGTTCGTACACAAGTTCAATCTCAGGTTATCCAAACGCATTTTGTAAGGAGCTCGGATCAACTTGCGGACCTATTCACCAAATCCTTGGCCTCTCATCAATTTCAGCTTCTCCTTGGCAAGCTTGGATCCATCAACCTTttggatccagcttga
- the LOC103428260 gene encoding uncharacterized protein, with translation MAGHIFTLHTFPSRSRSTVLKSLAACHYATKQRYSSQGSKGEHDGNIDIEERAPSMAEEFKRMAEEKLKAAEQDVASQTVEKTYDGTEEATVGDSNVDSVKNRYKEHEPGADYKGRPHDD, from the exons ATGGCAGGCCATATTTTTACTCTCCACACCTTCCCATCAAGATCAAGATCCACAGTTTTGAAGTCATTAGCAGCATGTCATTACGCAACCAAGCAG AGATATAGCAGCCAAGGGAGCAAGGGAGAGCACGACGGCAACATAGATATAGAAGAGAGAGCACCTTCTATGGCTGAGGAGTTCAAGAGAATGGCCGAGGAGAAGCTGAAGGCGGCGGAGCAAGATGTGGCCAGCCAGACAGTGGAGAAGACATACGATGGAACAGAGGAAGCTACCGTGGGTGACTCTAACGTCGACTCTGTCAAGAATAGGTACAAGGAACATGAGCCCGGGGCTGACTACAAAGGGAGGCCACATGAcgactaa